In the genome of Ptychodera flava strain L36383 chromosome 13, AS_Pfla_20210202, whole genome shotgun sequence, one region contains:
- the LOC139147185 gene encoding large ribosomal subunit protein eL14-like, which yields MVVYKHFVEVGRVAFIGHGKDAGKLCVIIDVVDQSRVLVDGPCSNVRRQAVNLKRLHLTKFKLNIAHTSLTKTVRKQWEAEEITKKWKETNWAKKIETKKKRAQMTDFDRFKLMRAKQARNRIVRTQLNKMKKEAKQA from the exons ATGGTG GTTTACAAGCATTTTGTTGAAGTTGGCCGTGTGGCCTTCATTGGCCACGGAAAAGATGCAGGGAAATTGTGCGTTATCATTGATGTTGTTGATCAAAGCAGG GTATTGGTAGATGGTCCATGCAGCAATGTGAGGCGCCAAGCAGTCAATTTGAAAAGACTTCACTTGACAAAGTTCAAGCTGAACATTGCACACACTTCTCTTACCAAGACAGTCAGGAAACAGTGGGAAGCTGAGGAAATCACCAAGAAGTGGAAAGAAACCAACTGGGCTAAGAAAATTGAAACTAAAAAGAAG AGGGCTCAGATGACAGACTTTGATCGTTTCAAGCTTATGAGAGCTAAACAAGCG AGGAACAGGATCGTCAGGACACAGTTaaacaaaatgaagaaagaaGCCAAGCAAGCATGA
- the LOC139147187 gene encoding probable D-lactate dehydrogenase, mitochondrial isoform X1: MLLRSVLRSFRVDKRSGVSFFVKRTFSSEVNVEERETPLSVGGDIIESFRSLIGKENVSTALAVREHHGKDESWHNNLYPTSQVSCFTLYRGTPPDVVVWPQNTEQVSQIAAMCNQLRLPMVPFGSGTGLEGGATGVKGSVCIDLTKMDRVIDLNVEDFDVTVEPGITRKFLNNYLRDTGLWFPVDPGADASVCGMCATSASGTNAVRYGTMRENVLNLEVVLADGTIIHTAGKGKRSRKTSAGYNLTNLFVGSEGTLGIITKATIRLYGIPEATVSAVCSFDSVREAVDTVTQVMQCGIPMARIEFLDEVMIEACNNYSKTHYKVAPTLFLEFHGSEKMLDDQAQIVGEIAADSGGSDFVWAKEADERNKLWTARHNAWYATLGIRKGGKGMSTDVCVPISKLPDVIVATKEDLKNSTVIGPIVGHVGDGNFHVFMNIDVDNEDEIKEAKRLAERMARRSISVGGTCTGEHGIGLGKKQLLIEEIGETGMATMKLLKSTLDPHGLLNPGKVFL, encoded by the exons ATGCTACTTCGCAGTGTACTTAGATCGTTTCGCGTTGACAAAAGGTCTGGTGTTTCATTCTTTGTGAAAAGAACTTTCTCTTCCGAAGTGAACGTCGAAGAAAGAGAG ACTCCTCTGAGTGTAGGTGGTGATATTATTGAATCCTTCAGATCTCTCATTGGCAAAGAAAATGTATCAACAGCTCTGGCTGTCAGAGAACATCATGGAAAAGATGAATCATGGCACAA CAACCTCTACCCAACATCACAAGTTTCTTGTTTCACTTTGTACAGAGGAACTCCACCAGATGTCGTAGTTTGGCCACAAAATACTGAACAAGTCAGTCAGATTGCTGCCATGTGTAATCAACTGCGTCTACCAATGGTGCCTTTTGGCTCAGGAACTGGTCTAGAGGGAGGTGCCACAGGAGTTAAA GGGAGTGTGTGCATTGATCTGACAAAGATGGACAGGGTCATCGACCTCAACGTGGAAGATTTTGATGTGACAGTAGAACCTGGCATAACCAGAAAGTTTCTGAATAACTACTTGAGAGATACAGGCCTCTGGTTTCCAGTTG ATCCAGGAGCTGATGCCAGTGTGTGTGGAATGTGTGCAACCAGTGCTTCCGGCACCAATGCTGTACGATATGGAACAATGAGAGAAAATGTACTGAACTTGGAAGTGGTGTTGGCAGACGGTACAATTATCCATACTGCTGGTAAAGGTAAAAGGTCAAG AAAAACATCTGCCGGATATAACCTGACCAATTTGTTTGTTGGTTCAGAAGGAACCTTGGGTATTATTACCAAAGCAACCATCCGATTATATGGAATACCAGAGGCT ACAGTATCAGCTGTATGTTCATTTGATTCTGTCAGAGAAGCTGTGGATACTGTGACACAAGTTATGCAGTGTGGTATACCAATGGCTAGAATAG AATTCTTGGATGAAGTAATGATTGAGGCATGCAATAACTACAGCAAAACACACTACAAGGTAGCGCCTACATTATTTCTTGAATTCCATGGAAGTGAGAAGATGTTAGATGACCAGGCACAGATAGTAG GGGAGATAGCTGCTGACAGTGGTGGTTCTGATTTTGTTTGGGCAAAAGAGGCTGATGAGAGGAATAAACTGTGGACAGCTAGACACAATGCCTGGTATGCCACACTTGGGATACGTAAAGGTGGAAAG GGTATGTCAACAGATGTTTGTGTTCCAATATCCAAACTTCCTGATGTGATTGTGGCTACAAAAGAAGATCTCAAGAACTCCACAGTCATAG GCCCAATTGTTGGACATGTAGGTGACGGAAATTTTCATGTCTTCATGAATATTGATGTTGATAATGAAGATGAAATAAAGGAAGCCAAAAGACTGGCAGAACGAATGGCCAG GAGGTCAATATCAGTTGGTGGTACCTGTACTGGTGAGCATGGCATTGGACTTGGAAAGAAACAGCTGTTGATTGAAGAGATTGGAGAGACTGGCATGGCAACCATGAAGTTGCTCAAATCTACTCTGGATCCCCATGGCCTGCTGAATCCTGGCAAAGTTTTCCTTTGA
- the LOC139147187 gene encoding probable D-lactate dehydrogenase, mitochondrial isoform X2, protein MLLRSVLRSFRVDKRSGVSFFVKRTFSSEVNVEERETPLSVGGDIIESFRSLIGKENVSTALAVREHHGKDESWHKGTPPDVVVWPQNTEQVSQIAAMCNQLRLPMVPFGSGTGLEGGATGVKGSVCIDLTKMDRVIDLNVEDFDVTVEPGITRKFLNNYLRDTGLWFPVDPGADASVCGMCATSASGTNAVRYGTMRENVLNLEVVLADGTIIHTAGKGKRSRKTSAGYNLTNLFVGSEGTLGIITKATIRLYGIPEATVSAVCSFDSVREAVDTVTQVMQCGIPMARIEFLDEVMIEACNNYSKTHYKVAPTLFLEFHGSEKMLDDQAQIVGEIAADSGGSDFVWAKEADERNKLWTARHNAWYATLGIRKGGKGMSTDVCVPISKLPDVIVATKEDLKNSTVIGPIVGHVGDGNFHVFMNIDVDNEDEIKEAKRLAERMARRSISVGGTCTGEHGIGLGKKQLLIEEIGETGMATMKLLKSTLDPHGLLNPGKVFL, encoded by the exons ATGCTACTTCGCAGTGTACTTAGATCGTTTCGCGTTGACAAAAGGTCTGGTGTTTCATTCTTTGTGAAAAGAACTTTCTCTTCCGAAGTGAACGTCGAAGAAAGAGAG ACTCCTCTGAGTGTAGGTGGTGATATTATTGAATCCTTCAGATCTCTCATTGGCAAAGAAAATGTATCAACAGCTCTGGCTGTCAGAGAACATCATGGAAAAGATGAATCATGGCACAA AGGAACTCCACCAGATGTCGTAGTTTGGCCACAAAATACTGAACAAGTCAGTCAGATTGCTGCCATGTGTAATCAACTGCGTCTACCAATGGTGCCTTTTGGCTCAGGAACTGGTCTAGAGGGAGGTGCCACAGGAGTTAAA GGGAGTGTGTGCATTGATCTGACAAAGATGGACAGGGTCATCGACCTCAACGTGGAAGATTTTGATGTGACAGTAGAACCTGGCATAACCAGAAAGTTTCTGAATAACTACTTGAGAGATACAGGCCTCTGGTTTCCAGTTG ATCCAGGAGCTGATGCCAGTGTGTGTGGAATGTGTGCAACCAGTGCTTCCGGCACCAATGCTGTACGATATGGAACAATGAGAGAAAATGTACTGAACTTGGAAGTGGTGTTGGCAGACGGTACAATTATCCATACTGCTGGTAAAGGTAAAAGGTCAAG AAAAACATCTGCCGGATATAACCTGACCAATTTGTTTGTTGGTTCAGAAGGAACCTTGGGTATTATTACCAAAGCAACCATCCGATTATATGGAATACCAGAGGCT ACAGTATCAGCTGTATGTTCATTTGATTCTGTCAGAGAAGCTGTGGATACTGTGACACAAGTTATGCAGTGTGGTATACCAATGGCTAGAATAG AATTCTTGGATGAAGTAATGATTGAGGCATGCAATAACTACAGCAAAACACACTACAAGGTAGCGCCTACATTATTTCTTGAATTCCATGGAAGTGAGAAGATGTTAGATGACCAGGCACAGATAGTAG GGGAGATAGCTGCTGACAGTGGTGGTTCTGATTTTGTTTGGGCAAAAGAGGCTGATGAGAGGAATAAACTGTGGACAGCTAGACACAATGCCTGGTATGCCACACTTGGGATACGTAAAGGTGGAAAG GGTATGTCAACAGATGTTTGTGTTCCAATATCCAAACTTCCTGATGTGATTGTGGCTACAAAAGAAGATCTCAAGAACTCCACAGTCATAG GCCCAATTGTTGGACATGTAGGTGACGGAAATTTTCATGTCTTCATGAATATTGATGTTGATAATGAAGATGAAATAAAGGAAGCCAAAAGACTGGCAGAACGAATGGCCAG GAGGTCAATATCAGTTGGTGGTACCTGTACTGGTGAGCATGGCATTGGACTTGGAAAGAAACAGCTGTTGATTGAAGAGATTGGAGAGACTGGCATGGCAACCATGAAGTTGCTCAAATCTACTCTGGATCCCCATGGCCTGCTGAATCCTGGCAAAGTTTTCCTTTGA
- the LOC139147188 gene encoding transcription factor E2F5-like: protein MADGVHSSRHEKSLGLLTTRFVSLLQEAKDGVLDLKVAADQLAVRQKRRIYDITNVLEGIGLIEKKSKNSIQWKGAGPGCNTKEISDKLAVLKRELDDLDAREAELDQQRLWVQQSIKNVTDDQENHRLAYVTHEDICRCFRGDTLLAIQAPSGTQLEVPIPEMGSNQQKRYQIHLKSYNGPIYVLLVNKDTTSNSPVVVPVPPPNLNQTPAANQGPPTSTENVSSPTKQPVPLASKLVPASTVDTSLPSKIATPASTTIPPSAINDNLKKLDISTSGVDALSDVPSDILFDPCKDSAMDGELIDELISSEMFAPLLRLSPPPGDHDYYFNLDDSEGVCDLFDVPTL, encoded by the exons ATGGCGGACGGTGTGCATTCGAGTAGGCATGAGAAAAGTCTTGGTTTATTGACTACTAGGTTCGTTTCCTTACTACAAGAAGCCAAGGATGGGGTACTAGATCTTAAAGTG GCTGCTGATCAGCTGGCAGTGCGGCAAAAACGGAGGATCTATGACATCACAAATGTGTTGGAAGGAATTGGACTCATTGAAAAGAAATCAAAGAATAGTATACAGTGGAA AGGAGCTGGTCCAGGATGTAACACCAAAGAAATTTCTGACAAATTAGCAGTATTAAAAAGGGAGCTTGATGATCTTGATGCTAGGGAAGCTGAACTTGACCAGCAAAGGTTATGGGTTCAACAGAGCATAAAGAATGTGACAGATGACCAGGAAAATCACAG GTTAGCATATGTAACACATGAAGATATCTGTAGGTGTTTTCGAGGAGATACATTGTTAGCCATACAGGCACCTTCAGGAACACAGCTAGAAGTTCCAATACCTGAGATG GGCTCCAATCAACAGAAAAGATACCAGATACATTTAAAAAGCTACAATGGTCCCATCTATGTCCTGCTTGTTAACAAAGACACAACTAGTAACAGTCCAGTGGTGGTACCAGTGCCACCGCCAAATCTCAACCAAACTCCAGCTGCCAACCAAGGACCACCAACCAGTACAGAGAATGTAAGTTCACCAACAAAACAACCAGTACCACTAGCAAGCAAACTGGTTCCAGCCAGCACTGTGGACACCAGTTTACCATCCAAAATTGCAACACCAGCATCTACAACCATTCCACCTTCAGCAATCAATGACAATTTAAAGAAGTTGGATATCTCTACCTCAG GTGTTGATGCCTTGAGTGATGTTCCcagtgatattttatttgatcCTTGCAAAGACTCTGCCATGGATGGAGAACTCATCGATGAACTCATATCTTCAGAAA tgTTTGCCCCCTTGTTGCGTTTGTCTCCCCCTCCTGGCGACCATGATTACTACTTCAACTTAGACGATAGTGAAGGAGTGTGTGACCTCTTTGATGTGCCAACGCTGTGA